The following coding sequences are from one Arthrobacter sp. 24S4-2 window:
- a CDS encoding globin — MSTPTPEPGQPKMLMQNDPFTQPGYTDNFYDAVGGHETFVKLIDVFYDGVATDPLLRPMYPEEDLGPAKRRFLMFLEQYWGGPTTYGEERGHPRLRMRHMPFRVTPEAKGRWLHHMRTAVDALELPPLYEGTLWDYMERAALSMVNSPSTREG, encoded by the coding sequence ATGAGCACACCAACACCCGAACCGGGCCAGCCCAAGATGCTGATGCAGAACGATCCGTTCACCCAGCCCGGCTACACCGACAACTTCTACGACGCCGTGGGCGGGCATGAGACGTTCGTGAAGCTCATCGACGTCTTCTATGACGGTGTGGCCACGGACCCGCTGCTGCGTCCGATGTATCCGGAAGAAGACCTGGGGCCGGCAAAACGGCGGTTCCTGATGTTCCTCGAACAGTATTGGGGCGGCCCCACCACCTACGGCGAGGAGCGCGGCCATCCCCGGCTGCGCATGCGGCACATGCCGTTCCGGGTTACACCCGAGGCCAAGGGCCGCTGGCTCCACCACATGCGGACGGCGGTCGACGCGCTGGAGTTGCCGCCGCTCTATGAGGGCACGCTGTGGGACTACATGGAACGCGCCGCGCTGTCCATGGTGAACAGCCCTTCCACCCGGGAGGGATAG
- the tesB gene encoding acyl-CoA thioesterase II gives MTEAEARLQALPTEDPTSSLIELLDLGELEGARTDEDIFMGPSQRQPRERVFGGQVLAQSLIAANRTVDAARSVHSMHGYFLRPGDANKPITFGVQRLRDGRSFSARRVHAYQDGAPILSMIASFQEEDEGIDHQSPMPDGIPDPESLPSTADLLGKFDHPVARHWSYERPFDIRHVDPALYVSAKGEREARNAVWMKTFGPMPDDPNTHRAALAYASDYTLLESILRKHGLSWITPGMSVASLDHAMWWHRPVRVDEWLLYVQESPSAQGARGLATGKIFSRDGQHVASVAQEGMVRVPTDLKNKVVGALQTKVLQHQMRKAERD, from the coding sequence ATGACTGAAGCGGAAGCCCGATTGCAGGCCTTGCCCACGGAGGACCCCACCTCCTCGCTCATTGAACTACTGGATCTCGGCGAGCTTGAGGGTGCCCGGACCGATGAGGACATTTTCATGGGACCGTCCCAGAGGCAACCGCGGGAGCGCGTCTTTGGCGGCCAGGTCCTGGCTCAGTCCCTGATCGCCGCAAACCGGACCGTTGATGCCGCCCGCAGCGTTCATTCAATGCACGGGTATTTCCTTCGCCCGGGCGACGCGAACAAGCCCATTACGTTCGGTGTACAGCGGCTGCGAGATGGCCGCTCATTTTCCGCCCGTCGCGTCCACGCCTACCAGGATGGAGCGCCAATACTGTCCATGATCGCTTCCTTCCAGGAGGAGGATGAGGGAATCGACCACCAGTCCCCCATGCCTGACGGCATACCGGACCCCGAGTCCCTGCCCAGCACGGCAGACCTGCTGGGCAAGTTCGACCACCCGGTGGCCAGGCACTGGTCGTACGAGCGGCCCTTCGACATCCGTCATGTGGACCCGGCGCTGTACGTTTCGGCAAAGGGCGAGCGGGAAGCCCGCAACGCGGTCTGGATGAAGACCTTCGGCCCCATGCCGGACGACCCCAACACGCACCGCGCAGCCCTCGCCTACGCCAGCGACTACACGCTGCTGGAATCCATCCTGCGCAAACACGGCCTCAGCTGGATTACGCCCGGCATGAGCGTGGCAAGCCTCGACCACGCCATGTGGTGGCACCGGCCGGTGCGCGTTGATGAGTGGCTGCTGTATGTCCAGGAATCGCCCAGCGCCCAGGGCGCCCGCGGACTGGCCACCGGCAAGATCTTCAGCCGGGACGGCCAGCACGTTGCGTCGGTGGCCCAGGAAGGCATGGTGCGGGTGCCGACCGACCTGAAGAACAAGGTGGTTGGCGCGTTACAGACCAAGGTCCTCCAGCACCAGATGCGCAAGGCCGAACGGGACTAG
- the ettA gene encoding energy-dependent translational throttle protein EttA, translating to MAEFIYTMTKARKAVGEKLILDDVSMSFFPGAKIGVVGPNGAGKSTILKIMAGLDTPSNGEARLSPGYTVGILLQEPPLNEEKTVLGNVQEGVGEIYGKIQRFNEISEEMASPDADYDTLLEEMGQLQEAIDAADAWDLDSQLEQAMDALRCPPADADVTLLSGGERRRVALCKLLLQKPDLLLLDEPTNHLDAESVLWLEQHLSSYAGAVLAVTHDRYFLDHVAEWIAEVDRGHLYPYEGNYSTYLEKKRARLEVQGKKDAKQAKRLTEELEWVRSNAKGRQTKSKARLARYEEMAAEADRTRKLDFEEIQIPPGPRLGGLVLEAKNLQKGFEDRTLIDGLSFTLPRNGIVGVIGPNGVGKTTLFKTIVGLEPLDGGNLKIGDSVKISYADQSRGGIDPNKTLWEVVSDGLDFIQVGHVEMPSRAYVAAFGFKGPDQQKKAGVLSGGERNRLNLALTLKQGGNLLLLDEPTNDLDVETLSSLENALLEFPGCAVVVSHDRWFLDRVATHILAYEGDEENPSKWYWFEGNFESYEENKVERLGPDAAKPHRVTHRRLTRD from the coding sequence ATGGCGGAATTTATCTACACAATGACCAAGGCCCGCAAGGCCGTTGGCGAAAAACTAATTCTCGACGACGTAAGCATGTCCTTCTTCCCGGGGGCCAAGATTGGTGTTGTTGGCCCCAACGGTGCCGGTAAATCCACCATCCTCAAGATCATGGCTGGCCTGGACACTCCCTCCAACGGTGAGGCACGGCTCAGCCCCGGCTACACGGTGGGCATCCTGCTGCAGGAGCCGCCGCTGAACGAGGAGAAAACGGTCCTGGGCAACGTCCAGGAAGGCGTTGGCGAGATCTACGGGAAGATCCAGCGTTTCAATGAGATCTCCGAGGAAATGGCCAGCCCGGACGCGGACTACGACACCCTTCTGGAGGAGATGGGCCAGCTTCAGGAAGCCATCGACGCTGCCGACGCGTGGGACCTCGACTCCCAGCTCGAGCAGGCCATGGATGCACTCCGCTGCCCGCCGGCCGATGCCGACGTCACGCTCCTCTCCGGTGGTGAGCGCCGCCGCGTGGCGCTCTGCAAGCTCCTGCTGCAGAAGCCGGACCTCCTCCTGCTTGACGAGCCCACTAACCACCTCGACGCCGAAAGCGTCCTCTGGCTGGAACAGCACCTCTCCAGCTACGCCGGCGCCGTCCTGGCCGTCACCCACGACCGGTACTTCCTGGATCACGTGGCCGAATGGATCGCCGAAGTAGACCGCGGCCACCTCTACCCGTACGAAGGCAACTACTCCACGTACCTGGAGAAGAAGCGCGCCCGCCTTGAAGTCCAGGGCAAAAAGGACGCCAAGCAAGCGAAGCGCCTCACCGAAGAACTCGAGTGGGTCCGCTCCAACGCCAAGGGCCGCCAGACCAAGTCCAAGGCCCGCCTTGCCCGCTACGAGGAAATGGCCGCAGAAGCGGACCGGACCCGGAAGCTCGACTTCGAAGAGATCCAGATTCCGCCGGGCCCCCGCCTCGGTGGCCTGGTGCTCGAAGCCAAGAACCTGCAGAAGGGCTTCGAGGACCGGACGCTCATCGACGGACTGTCCTTCACGCTGCCGCGCAACGGCATCGTGGGCGTCATCGGCCCCAACGGCGTCGGCAAGACCACGCTGTTCAAGACCATCGTCGGGCTGGAACCGCTCGACGGCGGCAACTTGAAGATCGGCGACTCGGTCAAGATCTCCTACGCAGACCAGAGCCGCGGCGGGATCGATCCCAACAAGACCCTCTGGGAGGTCGTCTCCGACGGCCTGGACTTCATCCAGGTGGGCCACGTTGAGATGCCGTCCCGCGCCTACGTCGCCGCCTTCGGCTTCAAGGGCCCGGACCAGCAGAAGAAAGCCGGCGTCCTCTCCGGCGGTGAGCGCAACCGCCTGAACCTGGCGCTGACCCTCAAGCAGGGCGGCAACCTGCTGCTGCTTGACGAGCCCACCAACGACCTCGACGTCGAGACCCTCAGCAGCCTTGAGAACGCGCTGCTGGAATTCCCCGGCTGCGCCGTGGTCGTCTCGCACGACCGCTGGTTCCTGGACCGGGTGGCCACCCACATCCTGGCCTACGAAGGCGACGAGGAAAACCCGTCCAAGTGGTACTGGTTTGAAGGAAACTTCGAGTCCTACGAGGAGAACAAGGTGGAGCGCCTCGGCCCCGATGCGGCTAAGCCGCACCGGGTCACGCACCGCCGCCTGACCCGCGACTAG